A window of Acropora muricata isolate sample 2 chromosome 3, ASM3666990v1, whole genome shotgun sequence contains these coding sequences:
- the LOC136911568 gene encoding L-threonine 3-dehydrogenase, mitochondrial-like, whose product MFSRTVKPKTFICALENVSGIRSIYTTIKKESPRILITGSLGQLGRGLAKILRDRYGRDNVIMSDIAKASWDVLQSGPYLYADILDFKNLQSIVVNERIDWLVHFSAILSAVGEQNVSQALQVNVEGVHNILELCRRNNLRLFCPSTIGAFGPETPSNPTPDLTIQRPKTIYGVAKVHMELLGEYYHHKFGLDFRSARFPGVISADTAPGGGTTDYAVHIFHEALRTGKYKCYLRKDTRMPMIYLPDCLRATVELLEAPADCLSLRTYNISAFSFTPEELAAALCNFIPRLEMEYEPDERQAIADSWPQVLEDSNARKDWGWAHEYDLHAMTLAMLEALAPTAKFMAAKQT is encoded by the exons ATGTTTTCTAGAACCGTAAAGCCAAAAACTTTTATCTGTGCCCTAGAAAATGTCTCTGGTATTCGGTCAATTTACACAACTATCAAGAAAGAATCACCGCGAATTTTGATCACAG GAAGTTTAGGACAGCTAGGACGCGGACTTGCTAAAATTTTAAG AGATCGATATGGAAGGGACAACGTCATCATGTCAGACATCGCAAAAGCGTCATGGGACGTTTTACAAAGTG GGCCTTATTTGTATGCTGACATCTTGGATTTCAAAAACCTTCAATCCATTGTTGTCAATGAGCGCATTGATTGGTTGGTCCATTTCAGTGCTATTTTAAGTGCAGTGGGAGAGCAGAATGTGTCACAAGCCTTACAAGTGAATGTTGAAGGTGTCCATAATATCCTTGAACTCTGTCGCAGGAATAATTTGCGACTGTTTTGCCCAAGTACCATTGGAGCGTTTGGTCCTGAGACACCATCAAATCCAACACCAGATCTCACAATTCAGAGGCCTAAAACAATCTATGGTGTGGCAAAGGTGCACATGGAACTCCTTGGGGAG TATTACCATCACAAATTTGGTTTGGATTTCCGTTCTGCAAGATTCCCTGGGGTAATCTCAGCAGATACAGCCCCAGGAGGAGGCACAACAGACTATGCAGTTCATATATTCCATGAAGCTCTAAGGACAGGGAAATACAAGTGTTATTTGCGAAAGGATACACGGATGCCAATGATATACCTCCCAGATTGTCTGCGAGCAACAGTTGAGTTGTTAGAGGCACCTGCTGACTGTCTTAGCTTGAGAACGTATAATATCAGTGCTTTCAGCTTCACACCAGAAGAGCTAGCTGCTGCGTTATGCAACTTCATTCCAAGATTAGAGATGGAATATGAGCCGGATGAAAGACAAGCTATTG CTGACAGTTGGCCCCAAGTCCTGGAGGACAGCAATGCTCGGAAAGACTGGGGATGGGCTCATGAGTATGATCTACATGCTATGACTTTAGCCATGTTAGAAGCATTAGCACCAACAGCAAAATTTATGGCAGCAAAACAGACTTAA